Proteins encoded within one genomic window of Streptomyces sp. NBC_01314:
- a CDS encoding DUF6777 domain-containing protein, with protein sequence MGAVVLSGCGDSAPSLLAVKAVAAGVASLAPFFDEGEQLGRDEPGLTPLEPHSGLQQGNTPGLYGGTQKPKVCDVRKLEKFLTAPENKKKAQEWARITGVEVDGIGRYLDELTPVLLRHDTLVKNHDYKKGKAVPFDALLEAGIAVLVDDQGLPAVKCSCGNPLRAFEEDPERIEVKFPGAKAWKGYDRSAVVVVKPAPERLKEFKLVDVEDADRGISRDVGTTGESDTTFDTRARQAVPRVRGMTFGEASAVMADKGLAVTVAGDGMPPGDAPVTGSSPGPGTELEFGAAVALRVDRPGRTSEESADDSEPGSPPGSDSTPTDRNTTPSGGGSGSSPTDGGSSPTESTAPPSAGGTSLTPSPSGSSEKPSPEPEPTPTPSVPPTAPGPSRSSRAPTTPEPDPTAPQDSGPPTDRQTTSAPEPTGGPPSDIPGDPGDPETSGDPSDSGGPGEPGGTPVEDPAQPVWI encoded by the coding sequence GTGGGCGCGGTGGTCCTCAGCGGTTGCGGTGACTCGGCCCCGTCGTTGCTCGCGGTGAAGGCGGTGGCCGCGGGGGTGGCGTCCCTCGCACCCTTCTTCGACGAGGGCGAACAGCTGGGCCGGGACGAGCCCGGCCTCACGCCCCTGGAGCCGCACAGCGGTCTGCAGCAGGGCAACACCCCCGGCCTGTACGGGGGCACGCAGAAGCCGAAGGTCTGCGACGTGCGCAAGCTGGAGAAATTCCTCACCGCTCCCGAGAACAAGAAAAAGGCTCAGGAATGGGCCCGGATCACCGGTGTCGAAGTCGATGGCATCGGACGTTATCTCGACGAACTCACACCTGTTCTCCTGCGCCACGACACCCTCGTGAAGAACCACGACTACAAGAAGGGCAAAGCCGTCCCCTTCGACGCGCTGCTGGAAGCCGGTATCGCGGTATTGGTCGACGATCAGGGTTTGCCCGCGGTGAAGTGCAGTTGTGGAAATCCGCTGCGCGCGTTCGAGGAGGACCCCGAACGCATCGAGGTGAAGTTCCCGGGCGCCAAGGCGTGGAAGGGCTACGACCGGTCCGCCGTGGTCGTCGTCAAACCCGCCCCCGAGCGGCTGAAGGAGTTCAAGCTCGTCGACGTCGAGGACGCGGACCGGGGCATCAGCCGGGACGTCGGCACCACGGGCGAGTCCGACACGACGTTCGACACGCGGGCGCGGCAGGCCGTGCCGAGGGTGCGGGGGATGACCTTCGGCGAGGCGAGCGCGGTCATGGCGGACAAGGGTCTGGCGGTGACGGTCGCCGGGGACGGGATGCCTCCGGGTGACGCGCCGGTGACCGGGTCGAGCCCCGGGCCGGGCACCGAGCTGGAGTTCGGCGCCGCGGTGGCGCTGCGGGTGGACCGGCCGGGCAGGACCTCCGAAGAGAGCGCCGACGACTCGGAGCCCGGGTCGCCGCCGGGGAGCGACTCGACGCCGACGGACCGGAACACGACACCTTCGGGCGGGGGTTCGGGTTCCTCCCCGACGGATGGCGGGTCGTCGCCCACGGAGTCGACCGCTCCCCCGTCGGCGGGCGGCACGTCACTGACGCCGTCGCCGTCCGGGTCCTCCGAGAAGCCGTCACCGGAACCCGAGCCCACGCCCACCCCGTCCGTTCCCCCGACGGCGCCCGGCCCGTCCCGGTCCAGCAGGGCGCCGACGACTCCCGAGCCCGATCCCACCGCGCCGCAGGACAGCGGCCCGCCCACCGACAGGCAGACGACGAGCGCTCCGGAACCGACCGGTGGCCCGCCGTCCGACATCCCGGGAGATCCGGGAGATCCGGAAACCTCAGGGGATCCGAGCGATTCGGGGGGTCCCGGAGAACCGGGCGGCACCCCCGTCGAGGACCCGGCCCAGCCCGTATGGATCTGA
- a CDS encoding cytochrome c oxidase assembly protein has translation MDHSGHGTGLPPFTLGRGLVWSADPFFLIACLVALALYGWGVVRLVRRGDKWPVGRTVTFVVGVLLVMLVTCTGLNDYGMVMFSVHMVQHMVMSMLAPIVLLLGAPVTLALRALPVAGRGRKGPRELLLMFLHSWYMKIVTHPAFTIPMFIASLYALYFTPMFDFLMGSTPGHIVMMTHFLMVGLFFFWPIMGVDPGPHRPGYLLRMLELFAGMPFHAFFGIALMMASAPMVKTYENPPASLGIDALADQNAAGGIAWAFSEIPSVLVLLALLFQWYGSEQRQARRTDRAADRDGDKELEAYNAYLASLDARSR, from the coding sequence ATGGATCACAGCGGGCACGGCACGGGTCTTCCGCCCTTCACCCTGGGGCGGGGACTCGTGTGGTCGGCGGACCCGTTCTTCCTGATCGCCTGCCTGGTGGCCCTCGCCCTGTACGGCTGGGGCGTCGTGCGGCTCGTGCGGCGCGGGGACAAGTGGCCGGTGGGGCGGACGGTCACGTTCGTCGTGGGTGTGCTGCTCGTGATGCTGGTGACGTGCACCGGGCTGAACGACTACGGCATGGTCATGTTCAGCGTGCACATGGTCCAGCACATGGTGATGAGCATGCTGGCGCCGATCGTGCTGCTGCTGGGGGCGCCGGTCACCCTGGCGTTGCGGGCGTTGCCGGTGGCGGGGAGGGGACGGAAGGGGCCGCGTGAGCTGCTGCTGATGTTCCTGCACAGCTGGTACATGAAGATCGTCACGCATCCGGCGTTCACGATCCCGATGTTCATCGCGAGCCTGTACGCGCTGTACTTCACGCCGATGTTCGACTTCCTGATGGGGTCGACGCCGGGGCACATCGTGATGATGACGCACTTCCTGATGGTCGGGCTGTTCTTCTTCTGGCCGATCATGGGCGTGGACCCGGGCCCGCACCGGCCGGGTTATCTGCTGCGGATGCTGGAGTTGTTCGCGGGCATGCCGTTCCACGCGTTCTTCGGCATCGCGTTGATGATGGCGTCCGCACCGATGGTGAAGACGTACGAGAACCCGCCCGCTTCCCTCGGCATCGACGCGCTCGCCGACCAGAACGCGGCCGGCGGCATCGCCTGGGCGTTCAGCGAGATCCCCTCGGTGCTCGTGCTGCTGGCGCTGCTCTTCCAGTGGTACGGCTCCGAGCAGCGGCAGGCCCGGCGCACGGACCGCGCGGCCGACCGGGACGGCGACAAGGAACTCGAGGCGTACAACGCCTATCTGGCCTCACTCGACGCACGTAGTCGCTGA
- a CDS encoding 6-phosphofructokinase, which produces MRIGVLTSGGDCPGLNAVIRSVVHRAVVDHGDEVIGFRDGWKGLLDCDYLKLDLDAVAGILARGGTILGSSRVQPSHLRDGVARAKGHLEDLGLDAIIPIGGEGTLKAARLMSDNGLPVVGVPKTIDNDIAVTDVTFGFDTAVGVATEALDRLKTTAESHQRVLVVEVMGRHTGWIALHSGMAAGAHAIVVPERPFDIEELATKVAARFSAGKRFAIVVAAEGAKPKAGSMEFDEGGKDIYGHERFAGIARQLSVELEQRLGKEARPVILGHVQRGGTPTAYDRVLATRFGWHAVEAVHRGEFGNMTALRGTDIVMVPLAEAVETLKTVPEERYAEAECVL; this is translated from the coding sequence ATGCGCATTGGTGTCCTCACGTCCGGCGGCGACTGCCCCGGACTGAACGCCGTCATCCGGTCCGTCGTGCACCGCGCCGTCGTCGACCACGGCGACGAGGTCATCGGCTTCCGGGACGGCTGGAAAGGTCTCCTGGACTGCGACTACCTCAAGCTCGACCTGGACGCGGTGGCCGGCATCCTGGCCCGCGGCGGCACGATCCTCGGCTCCTCCCGGGTCCAGCCCTCGCATCTGCGGGACGGTGTGGCGCGGGCGAAGGGCCATCTCGAGGATCTCGGTCTCGACGCGATCATCCCCATCGGCGGTGAGGGCACGCTCAAGGCGGCCCGGCTGATGTCGGACAACGGTCTGCCGGTCGTGGGTGTCCCGAAGACCATCGACAACGACATCGCGGTCACGGACGTCACCTTCGGCTTCGACACGGCCGTGGGGGTCGCCACCGAGGCCCTGGACCGGCTGAAGACCACCGCCGAGTCCCACCAGCGTGTCCTGGTCGTGGAGGTCATGGGCCGCCACACCGGCTGGATCGCGCTCCACTCCGGCATGGCGGCCGGCGCGCACGCCATCGTCGTACCGGAACGGCCCTTCGACATCGAGGAGTTGGCCACGAAGGTCGCCGCTCGGTTCTCGGCGGGCAAGCGGTTCGCGATCGTCGTCGCGGCGGAGGGGGCCAAGCCGAAGGCCGGGTCCATGGAGTTCGACGAGGGCGGCAAGGACATCTACGGGCACGAGCGGTTCGCCGGGATCGCCCGGCAGCTGTCCGTCGAGCTGGAGCAGCGTCTCGGCAAGGAGGCGCGGCCGGTGATCCTCGGGCATGTGCAGCGGGGTGGTACGCCGACCGCGTACGACCGGGTGCTGGCCACGCGGTTCGGGTGGCACGCGGTGGAGGCGGTGCACCGGGGGGAGTTCGGGAACATGACGGCGCTTCGGGGGACGGACATCGTGATGGTGCCGCTGGCCGAGGCGGTGGAGACGTTGAAGACGGTTCCTGAGGAGCGGTACGCCGAAGCGGAGTGCGTGCTTTAG
- a CDS encoding type 1 glutamine amidotransferase, giving the protein MSDNSLRIVWVYPDLLSTYGDQGNVLVVERRARQRRLDVARLDVRSDQPIPTSGDIYLIGGGEDRPQRLAAERLRRDRHLYQAVNNGAIVFAVCAGYQILGHEFVNDLGQREPGLGLLDVTTTRGEGERCVGDVLADIDPRLGLPQLTGFENHQGITHLGPTARPLAQVRLGKGNGTGDGTEGAYNDTVFGTYMHGPVLARNPQIADLLLKLALDVNALPPTDDRWFEALRDERISSAQQPA; this is encoded by the coding sequence ATGAGCGACAACAGCCTGCGGATCGTCTGGGTCTACCCGGACCTGCTCAGCACCTACGGCGACCAGGGCAACGTGCTCGTCGTGGAGCGCCGGGCGCGGCAGCGCCGCCTGGACGTGGCCCGGCTGGACGTGCGCAGCGACCAGCCGATCCCGACCTCCGGCGACATCTACCTGATCGGTGGCGGCGAGGACCGGCCGCAGCGGCTCGCCGCCGAGCGGCTGCGCCGCGACCGGCACCTGTACCAGGCTGTGAACAACGGCGCGATCGTCTTCGCGGTCTGCGCCGGGTACCAGATCCTCGGCCACGAGTTCGTCAACGACCTCGGGCAGCGCGAGCCGGGCCTCGGCCTGCTCGATGTGACCACGACCCGGGGCGAGGGCGAGCGGTGCGTCGGCGACGTCCTCGCGGACATCGACCCGCGTCTCGGGCTGCCCCAGCTGACCGGGTTCGAGAACCACCAGGGCATCACCCACCTCGGCCCCACCGCCCGCCCGCTGGCGCAGGTGCGGCTCGGCAAGGGCAACGGCACGGGAGACGGCACGGAGGGCGCGTACAACGACACCGTGTTCGGCACGTACATGCACGGGCCGGTGCTGGCGCGGAACCCGCAGATCGCGGACCTGCTGCTGAAGCTGGCACTGGACGTGAACGCGCTGCCGCCGACCGACGACCGCTGGTTCGAGGCGCTGCGCGACGAGCGCATCTCCTCGGCCCAGCAGCCCGCGTAG
- a CDS encoding MurT ligase domain-containing protein, translated as MAGNSDPLTPRAKLAVTAGKAVAAASRAAGRGSGSVIGGRVALKLDPDLLARLAQSLDVILVSATNGKTTTTRLIAEALRAAGPVVSNALGANMPAGITSALAGNSDSKFAVIEVDEKYLAGVARDTDPKCIALLNLSRDQLDRAAETRMMAEAWREGLAGTKAVVVANCDDPLIVWAASSSPNVIWVAVGQMWKDDAWSCPSCGGVMQRPGDDWFCGECGFRRPTPSWALSGDHVLDPHGSAWPIHLQLPGRANKANAASSAATAAVFGVPPQVALERMYQVQAVAGRYDVVQFMQRDLRLLLAKNPAGWLETFSLIDPPPAPVILSVNARGADGTDTSWLWDVDYTRLTGHPIFVLGDRKLDLAVRLEVAGQHFQVCDTLDQAVQMCPPGRIEVIANYTAFQDLRRRVGN; from the coding sequence ATGGCAGGCAACTCGGACCCGCTCACGCCGCGGGCCAAGCTGGCCGTGACGGCGGGCAAGGCGGTCGCGGCGGCATCGCGTGCCGCGGGGCGCGGTAGCGGATCTGTGATCGGCGGCCGGGTGGCACTCAAACTCGACCCCGACCTCCTCGCCCGGCTCGCGCAGAGCCTGGACGTCATCCTGGTCTCCGCCACCAACGGCAAGACCACCACGACGCGGCTGATCGCCGAGGCACTGCGGGCCGCGGGCCCCGTCGTCTCGAACGCGCTCGGCGCCAACATGCCCGCGGGCATCACCTCGGCGCTCGCCGGGAACTCGGACTCCAAGTTCGCGGTCATCGAGGTCGACGAGAAGTACCTCGCCGGTGTCGCGCGGGACACCGACCCCAAGTGCATCGCGCTGCTCAACCTCTCCCGCGACCAGCTCGACCGCGCCGCCGAGACCCGCATGATGGCGGAGGCGTGGCGGGAGGGCCTGGCCGGCACCAAGGCCGTCGTCGTGGCCAACTGCGACGACCCGCTGATCGTGTGGGCGGCCTCGTCCTCCCCGAATGTGATCTGGGTCGCGGTCGGCCAGATGTGGAAGGACGACGCCTGGTCCTGCCCGTCCTGCGGCGGTGTGATGCAGCGGCCCGGCGACGACTGGTTCTGCGGTGAGTGCGGTTTCCGCCGCCCCACGCCGAGCTGGGCGCTCTCCGGCGACCACGTCCTCGACCCGCACGGCTCGGCCTGGCCGATCCACCTGCAGCTGCCGGGCCGTGCCAACAAGGCCAACGCCGCCTCGTCGGCCGCCACCGCCGCCGTCTTCGGTGTGCCCCCGCAGGTCGCCCTGGAACGCATGTACCAGGTGCAGGCGGTGGCCGGACGGTACGACGTGGTGCAGTTCATGCAGCGCGATCTGCGGCTGCTGCTCGCCAAGAACCCGGCGGGCTGGCTGGAGACGTTCTCGCTGATCGACCCGCCGCCGGCACCGGTGATCCTCTCGGTGAACGCGCGGGGCGCCGACGGCACCGACACCTCCTGGCTGTGGGACGTCGACTACACACGGCTGACCGGCCACCCGATCTTCGTGCTCGGCGACCGCAAGCTCGACCTCGCGGTGCGGCTGGAGGTCGCGGGCCAGCACTTCCAGGTCTGTGACACCCTCGACCAGGCGGTGCAGATGTGCCCGCCGGGCCGGATCGAGGTCATCGCGAACTACACCGCGTTCCAGGACCTGCGCCGCCGCGTGGGCAACTGA
- the def gene encoding peptide deformylase, whose protein sequence is MRSGSIPGARGRVLPMTLLGDPVLRAPCEEVTEFGPELARLVEDMFATMYEARGVGLAANQVGRALRVFVYDCPDDEDVRHLGHVVNPRLVSAEGIILRGPEGCLSLPGLEAGVERYDEAVVEGFTVDGDRVRVWGSGFFARCLQHECDHLEGQVYVDRLSGWRRSRVMRKAAKASWGR, encoded by the coding sequence ATGCGAAGCGGCTCGATTCCCGGCGCCCGAGGGCGCGTTCTCCCCATGACACTGCTCGGGGACCCCGTATTGCGGGCACCCTGTGAAGAGGTGACGGAGTTCGGGCCCGAACTGGCGCGGCTTGTGGAGGACATGTTCGCGACGATGTACGAGGCACGGGGGGTGGGGCTCGCCGCGAACCAGGTGGGCCGGGCGCTTCGGGTGTTCGTGTACGACTGCCCGGACGACGAGGACGTGCGGCATCTCGGCCACGTGGTGAATCCCCGGCTCGTCTCGGCGGAGGGGATCATACTGCGCGGGCCCGAGGGATGTCTCTCGCTGCCCGGGCTGGAGGCGGGGGTGGAGCGGTACGACGAGGCCGTGGTGGAGGGGTTCACCGTCGACGGGGACCGGGTGCGGGTGTGGGGGAGCGGGTTCTTCGCCCGGTGCCTTCAGCACGAGTGTGACCACCTTGAGGGCCAGGTGTACGTGGACCGGCTTTCGGGGTGGCGTCGTTCTCGGGTGATGCGGAAGGCCGCGAAGGCGTCGTGGGGGCGGTGA
- a CDS encoding TetR family transcriptional regulator: MDTTQRSDQERSADRRRRELLEAADKVVLRDGPGASMNAIAAEAGITKPILYRHFGDKSGLYAALAQRHTDALLDALRAALDAPAARRERVEATLDTYLAAIEARPQVYRFLMHPAEVGQPGEQPRDQSFDVGKHSAPLLRRMGEELGKVIEDRLDLGPDSHRLARVWGHGIVGMMHAAGDWWLGERPCTRQELVRCLADLLWGRLAAAGDKVGGPGF, encoded by the coding sequence ATGGACACCACGCAGCGGAGCGACCAGGAGCGGTCCGCCGACCGCCGTCGGCGCGAGCTGCTGGAGGCCGCGGACAAGGTGGTGCTCCGCGACGGCCCCGGAGCGTCGATGAACGCCATCGCCGCCGAAGCCGGCATCACGAAGCCGATTCTCTACCGCCACTTCGGCGACAAGAGCGGACTCTACGCCGCTCTCGCCCAGCGCCACACCGACGCCCTCCTCGACGCCCTGCGGGCCGCGCTGGACGCCCCGGCGGCACGCCGCGAACGCGTCGAGGCGACCCTCGACACCTATCTGGCGGCCATCGAGGCCCGCCCCCAGGTGTACCGCTTCCTCATGCACCCCGCCGAGGTCGGCCAGCCCGGCGAACAGCCCCGCGACCAGAGCTTCGATGTCGGCAAGCACTCCGCCCCCCTGCTGCGTCGCATGGGCGAGGAACTCGGCAAGGTCATAGAGGACCGCCTCGACCTCGGCCCCGACAGCCACCGGCTCGCCCGCGTCTGGGGCCACGGCATCGTAGGCATGATGCACGCGGCGGGAGACTGGTGGCTCGGCGAACGCCCCTGCACCAGGCAGGAGTTGGTCCGCTGCCTCGCAGACCTGCTCTGGGGCCGCCTGGCAGCGGCGGGCGACAAGGTCGGCGGCCCGGGTTTCTGA
- a CDS encoding acyl-CoA dehydrogenase family protein, whose amino-acid sequence MAEFTMELNEEQREVRDWLHGFAADVIRPAAAEWDEREETPWPVIQEAAKVGIYSLDFYAQQYFDPTGLGIPMAMEELFWGDAGIALSIVGTGLAAVGVLANGTEEQIGTWIPQMYGDANDVKVAAFCSSEPDAGSDVASMRTRAVYDEAKDEWVLNGTKTWATNGGIANVHVVVAVVDPELGSKGHASFIVPPKTPGLSQGQKFKKHGIRASHTAEVVLEDVRIPGSCLLGGKEKLDERLARARERAKTGGERVKNAAMATFEASRPAVGAMAVGTARAAYEVALDYAKTREQFGRPIIDNQGVAFQIADMRTSVDAARLLVWRASWMAINGRPFTAAEGSQSKLFASETAKKVTAQAIQILGGNGYTREYPVERMHRDAAIYTIFEGTSEVQRLVIARTLSGMPIR is encoded by the coding sequence ATGGCCGAGTTCACCATGGAACTCAACGAGGAACAGCGAGAGGTTCGCGACTGGCTCCACGGATTCGCCGCCGATGTGATCCGCCCCGCGGCCGCCGAGTGGGACGAGCGCGAGGAGACCCCCTGGCCGGTGATCCAGGAGGCCGCCAAGGTCGGCATCTACTCCCTCGACTTCTACGCCCAGCAGTACTTCGACCCCACCGGCCTCGGCATCCCCATGGCCATGGAGGAGCTGTTCTGGGGCGACGCGGGCATCGCCCTCTCCATCGTCGGCACCGGCCTCGCCGCCGTGGGCGTCCTCGCCAACGGCACCGAGGAGCAGATCGGCACCTGGATCCCCCAGATGTACGGCGACGCCAACGACGTGAAGGTCGCCGCGTTCTGCTCCTCCGAGCCCGACGCCGGTTCCGACGTGGCGTCCATGCGCACCCGTGCCGTGTACGACGAGGCCAAGGACGAGTGGGTCCTCAACGGCACCAAGACCTGGGCGACCAACGGCGGCATCGCCAACGTCCACGTCGTCGTCGCCGTGGTCGACCCCGAACTGGGCTCCAAGGGCCACGCGTCCTTCATCGTCCCGCCGAAGACGCCCGGCCTGTCCCAGGGCCAGAAGTTCAAGAAGCACGGCATCCGCGCCTCCCACACCGCCGAGGTCGTCCTGGAGGACGTGCGCATCCCGGGCTCCTGCCTCCTCGGCGGCAAGGAGAAGCTCGACGAGCGACTGGCGCGGGCCCGCGAGCGCGCGAAGACCGGCGGTGAGCGGGTGAAGAACGCGGCGATGGCCACGTTCGAGGCGTCCCGCCCGGCCGTGGGCGCCATGGCGGTGGGCACCGCCCGTGCCGCGTACGAGGTCGCCCTCGACTACGCCAAGACCCGGGAGCAGTTCGGCCGGCCCATCATCGACAACCAGGGCGTCGCCTTCCAGATCGCGGACATGCGGACGTCCGTCGACGCGGCGCGGCTGTTGGTGTGGCGGGCGTCCTGGATGGCGATCAACGGCAGGCCGTTCACGGCGGCCGAGGGGTCCCAGTCGAAGCTGTTCGCGAGCGAGACGGCGAAGAAGGTGACCGCGCAGGCCATCCAGATCCTGGGCGGCAACGGGTACACCCGGGAGTACCCGGTCGAGCGGATGCACCGTGACGCTGCCATTTACACCATTTTTGAGGGTACGAGTGAGGTGCAGCGGCTGGTGATCGCCCGGACCCTGTCGGGGATGCCCATTCGGTAG
- a CDS encoding transcriptional regulator, with protein MTRTAVRLLESTTAKLAPAPDANPLLPLIASGTAGLHTLATLAMEQRLVIAADLRSFRHLAERSAAEEPASAPFFEMLAEGEAVAAERLEAYAEACGADADRARTYEPLPGCQAYPSYVARLALTASPADAVLALSANFASWGGYCATIAKALRHHYAFTDEARAFFDFFAEPSPELEETARTAVQAGLDAERINENLAYGHGRLLQRYESMFWTTLGALDTGAVGSASL; from the coding sequence ATGACGCGCACGGCCGTACGACTGCTGGAGAGCACCACCGCGAAACTCGCCCCCGCCCCCGACGCCAACCCCCTGCTGCCCTTGATCGCCTCCGGTACGGCCGGCCTCCACACCCTCGCCACGCTCGCCATGGAACAGCGTCTGGTCATCGCCGCCGATCTCCGCTCCTTCCGCCATCTGGCCGAACGGTCGGCGGCCGAAGAACCGGCGAGCGCCCCCTTCTTCGAGATGCTCGCGGAAGGGGAGGCGGTGGCGGCGGAGCGGCTGGAGGCGTACGCCGAGGCATGCGGTGCGGACGCGGATCGGGCCCGTACGTACGAGCCCCTACCCGGCTGCCAGGCTTACCCGTCCTACGTCGCCCGTCTCGCCCTGACCGCGTCCCCGGCCGATGCGGTACTCGCCCTGAGCGCCAACTTCGCCTCATGGGGCGGCTATTGCGCGACGATCGCGAAAGCCCTGCGCCATCACTACGCCTTCACCGACGAAGCCCGTGCCTTCTTCGACTTCTTCGCCGAGCCGTCACCCGAGCTGGAGGAGACGGCGAGGACGGCGGTACAGGCGGGACTGGACGCCGAGCGGATCAACGAGAACCTGGCATACGGCCATGGCCGACTGCTGCAGAGGTACGAGTCGATGTTCTGGACCACACTGGGCGCCCTGGATACGGGGGCGGTCGGCAGCGCGTCCCTTTAG
- a CDS encoding DUF6213 family protein, translating to MNREVTLPLIVDDRGTLQVSAADVSKLLRTVGGRWLHLVEAGEELDEDTVAALTIELAKLADRIDVACIAHSSGAASG from the coding sequence GTGAACCGCGAAGTGACTCTGCCTCTGATCGTCGACGACCGCGGGACCTTGCAGGTGTCCGCGGCCGATGTGAGCAAGCTGCTGCGGACGGTGGGCGGGCGATGGCTGCACCTGGTGGAGGCGGGTGAGGAACTCGACGAGGACACGGTGGCGGCACTGACGATCGAGCTGGCGAAACTGGCGGACCGGATCGACGTGGCGTGCATCGCGCACAGCAGCGGGGCCGCGTCGGGTTGA
- a CDS encoding NADP-dependent succinic semialdehyde dehydrogenase: protein MPIATVNPANGETLKTYDALGEEEIERRLATADTTFRTYRTTSFAERARLMHRAAELLDEDTEDVARVMTTEMGKPVKQARAEAGKCAKAMRWYADHAEVLLTDVEPSDADVKDSGASHVLVRYRPLGPVLAVMPWNFPLWQVIRFAAPALMAGNVGLLKHASNVPQTALYLEDLFRRAGFPEGCFQTLLVGSGAVEDILRDPRVKAATLTGSEPAGRAVATVAGDEVKKTVLELGGSDPYVVLPSADVDRAAGIAVTARVQNTGQSCIAAKRFIVHADVYDAFTERFVEAMKALKVGDPLDEDTDVGPLAGERGREDLEKLVDEAVESGATVLCGAERPDGPGWFYPPTVLADITPQMRVHQEETFGPVATLYRVADLDEAIAIANDTPFGLSSNVWTRDAAEVERLVRDLDAGAVYVNGMTASHPAFPFGGVKRSGYGRELSGHGIREFCNITTVWHGA, encoded by the coding sequence ATGCCCATCGCCACGGTCAACCCGGCGAACGGCGAGACACTCAAGACCTACGACGCCCTGGGCGAGGAGGAGATCGAGCGCCGCCTCGCCACCGCCGACACCACGTTCCGCACCTACCGGACCACGTCCTTCGCGGAACGCGCCCGGCTGATGCACCGGGCCGCCGAGCTCCTCGACGAGGACACCGAGGACGTCGCCCGGGTGATGACCACGGAGATGGGCAAGCCGGTCAAGCAGGCCCGCGCCGAGGCCGGAAAGTGCGCGAAGGCGATGCGCTGGTACGCCGACCACGCCGAGGTGCTGCTCACCGACGTGGAGCCGTCCGACGCGGACGTGAAGGACTCGGGCGCGTCCCACGTCCTGGTCCGTTACCGCCCGCTCGGCCCGGTGCTCGCCGTGATGCCGTGGAACTTCCCGCTCTGGCAGGTGATCCGCTTCGCCGCGCCCGCCCTGATGGCCGGCAACGTGGGCCTGCTCAAGCACGCCTCCAACGTCCCGCAGACCGCGCTCTACCTGGAGGACCTCTTCCGCCGGGCGGGCTTCCCCGAGGGCTGCTTCCAGACCCTGCTCGTCGGCTCAGGCGCCGTCGAGGACATCCTGCGCGACCCGCGTGTGAAGGCCGCCACCCTCACCGGCAGCGAGCCCGCCGGCCGGGCCGTCGCAACGGTCGCCGGGGACGAGGTCAAGAAGACGGTCCTGGAGCTGGGCGGCAGCGACCCGTACGTCGTACTGCCGTCCGCCGACGTCGACCGGGCCGCCGGGATCGCCGTCACCGCCCGGGTGCAGAACACCGGGCAGTCGTGCATCGCCGCCAAGCGGTTCATCGTGCACGCCGACGTGTACGACGCCTTCACCGAGCGGTTCGTCGAGGCCATGAAGGCGCTGAAGGTCGGCGACCCGCTCGACGAGGACACCGACGTCGGCCCGCTCGCCGGCGAGCGGGGCCGCGAGGACCTGGAGAAGCTGGTCGACGAGGCCGTGGAGAGCGGCGCCACCGTCCTGTGCGGCGCCGAACGCCCCGACGGGCCGGGCTGGTTCTACCCGCCGACCGTCCTCGCCGACATCACCCCCCAGATGCGCGTCCACCAGGAGGAGACCTTCGGCCCGGTCGCCACCCTGTACCGGGTCGCCGACCTGGACGAAGCGATCGCGATCGCCAACGACACGCCCTTCGGGCTCAGCTCCAACGTGTGGACACGGGACGCCGCCGAGGTCGAACGCCTCGTGCGGGACCTCGACGCCGGCGCTGTCTACGTCAACGGGATGACCGCCTCCCATCCGGCGTTCCCCTTCGGCGGGGTCAAGCGGTCCGGATACGGGCGTGAGCTGTCCGGACACGGAATCCGGGAGTTCTGCAACATCACCACCGTGTGGCACGGGGCGTGA
- a CDS encoding NUDIX domain-containing protein: MTTPKRSAGLLLHRRTEHGVEVLLGHMGGPLFAHKDAGAWSVPKGEYEPDEPAWDAARREFQEELGLAPPDGEAVPLGEVRQRNGKIVTAWAIEADLDPATVVPGTFRMEWPPRSGRIQEFPELDRVEWLTVERARAVLVPAQAEFLDRLLEHSG, translated from the coding sequence TTGACCACACCCAAGCGCAGTGCCGGCCTGTTGCTGCACCGCCGCACCGAGCACGGCGTCGAGGTCCTGCTCGGCCACATGGGCGGCCCGCTCTTCGCGCACAAGGACGCGGGGGCCTGGAGCGTGCCCAAGGGTGAGTACGAGCCGGACGAGCCCGCCTGGGACGCGGCCCGCCGGGAGTTCCAGGAGGAGCTGGGGCTGGCGCCGCCCGACGGGGAGGCCGTACCGCTGGGCGAGGTGCGGCAGCGGAACGGCAAGATCGTCACGGCCTGGGCGATCGAGGCGGACCTCGACCCGGCCACCGTCGTGCCGGGCACCTTCCGCATGGAGTGGCCGCCGAGGTCGGGGCGTATCCAGGAGTTCCCGGAGCTGGACCGCGTGGAGTGGCTCACCGTCGAACGGGCCCGGGCCGTGCTCGTCCCGGCACAGGCGGAGTTTCTCGACCGTCTCCTGGAGCACTCGGGCTGA